GCGGCTCGGCTCGTATTTGTAATCGACGAGAAATTCCTCCGTCGCCTCCTCGACCTTCGGGATCTCCACCGGCACGAGCCGCTTGGCGACGATCTCCTGGCTGATCGCGCTGACGAACTCGTTGTAGACGATATAAACCTCGTCCACCTTGCCGCTTTCGAAGTCGTCGATGAGCTGCTGCCCGACGCGGATCGCGAGCGACAGATCGAAATCGCGCAGGTAGTTGATCCACGCGTGGCGGATCGGCCACGGCCGGCGCTTGAAAAACTCATGCGCCTTGCGCCCGACGAACGACAGCCCGACGTGATCGTAGGAACCGTCGACCTCGGCCAGGCGACGCGTGACGTAGCGGATGATGCTCGAGTTGAACCCTCCCGCGAGGCCGCGATCGGACGTGAGCACGAGGAACTCGATCTTCTTCGGATTCTCGCGCCCGTTGATGAGATCCCAGCCGGTCAGGTCCGTGTGCTCGGCGAGCGACGCGATGAGCCGGTCGAGCTGCTTGGCGTACGGGCGCGCCTTTTTCAGACGCTCCTCCGCGCCGCGCAGCCTCGCCGCGGCGACCATCTTCATCGCCTTGGTGATCTGCTGCGTGCTCTTGGTGCTCTTGATCCGCTTGCGGATGCTCGCCAGGCTCGCCATCGATACTCCGTCACACCGCCGGGGCGGCAGCCGCTTCCGGTTTGAACATCTCGTTGAACTTGTCGAGCGCGGCGCGCACGTCCTTTTCGAGATCGGCGCCGATTTCCTTTTCCGCCTCGATGCGCTTTTGCAGCTCGGGGTGGGAGTGTTCGAGATACCCGTACAGCTCCGCTTCCCAGCGCGTGACCTCGTTGACCGGAACCTCGTCGATGTAGCCGTTCGTGCCGGCGAAGATCGAAAGCACCTGCTTGCCGACCGGCAGCGGCGCGTATTGCCCCTGCTTGAGAAGCTCGGTCATGCGCTGCCCGCGGGAAAGCTGCGCCTGCGTCGCCTTGTCGAGCTCCGAGGCGAACTGCGAGAAGGCCGCCAGCTCGCGGAACTGCGCGAGGTCCAGGCGAAGCCGGCCCGCGACCTTTTTCATCGCCTTGATCTGCGCGTTGCCGCCGACGCGCGACACGGAAAGGCCCGCGTTCACGGCCGGGCGGATGCCCGAATAGAACAGGTCGGTTTCGAGGAAGATCTGGCCGTCCGTGATCGAAATGACGTTCGTCGGGATGTAGGCCGAAATGTCGCCGGCCTGCGTCTCGATGATGGGAAGCGCGGTCAGCGATCCGCCTCCGAGGTCGTCGCTCATCTTCGCGGCGCGCTCAAGTAAGCGCGAGTGAAGATAGAACACGTCGCCGGGATACGCCTCGCGGCCCGGGGGGCGCCGAAGCAGGAGCGAAAGCTGGCGATACGCCGCGGCCTGCTTGGACAGGTCGTCGTAGATGACAAGCGCGTGCATGCCGTTGTCGCGGAAATATTCGCCGATGGTGCAGCCGGTGTACGGCGCGAGAAACTGCAACGGCGCGGGGTCGGACGCGTTCGCGGCGACGACGACGGTGTATTCCA
This sequence is a window from bacterium. Protein-coding genes within it:
- the atpG gene encoding ATP synthase F1 subunit gamma is translated as MASLASIRKRIKSTKSTQQITKAMKMVAAARLRGAEERLKKARPYAKQLDRLIASLAEHTDLTGWDLINGRENPKKIEFLVLTSDRGLAGGFNSSIIRYVTRRLAEVDGSYDHVGLSFVGRKAHEFFKRRPWPIRHAWINYLRDFDLSLAIRVGQQLIDDFESGKVDEVYIVYNEFVSAISQEIVAKRLVPVEIPKVEEATEEFLVDYKYEPSREKILAELLPRQVNIQLYRAFLESFAAEMGARMTAMDNATKNASDMIDKLTLVYNRTRQSRITVELMEIINGAEALKG
- the atpA gene encoding F0F1 ATP synthase subunit alpha; amino-acid sequence: MQAIKAEEISRIIARQIESYGKQVEVREVGQVLTVGDNIARLHGLDNVMAGELLEFPGGLYGMALNLEEDNVGAVLFGNGRDITEGMQVKRTGRIVSVPIGKQMLGRVVNGIGQPIDGLGELDMSSVSQVELKAPGIVKRQPVKEPLQTGIKAIDSMIPIGRGQRELIIGDRQTGKTAIGVDTIINQRNPADPKTQVYCVYVAVGQKVSTVARVVDQLKAEGAMEYTVVVAANASDPAPLQFLAPYTGCTIGEYFRDNGMHALVIYDDLSKQAAAYRQLSLLLRRPPGREAYPGDVFYLHSRLLERAAKMSDDLGGGSLTALPIIETQAGDISAYIPTNVISITDGQIFLETDLFYSGIRPAVNAGLSVSRVGGNAQIKAMKKVAGRLRLDLAQFRELAAFSQFASELDKATQAQLSRGQRMTELLKQGQYAPLPVGKQVLSIFAGTNGYIDEVPVNEVTRWEAELYGYLEHSHPELQKRIEAEKEIGADLEKDVRAALDKFNEMFKPEAAAAPAV